CACTGCGGAGCATCACGTCCACCGGGAAGCCGAAATCCCGCCGGATGGCCCGCTCGATGGCCTCCCGCTCGGGGGACTCGGCCCCGAAGACGACGTTGCCGCTCTGAACGTACGTCCTGACCTCCGAGAAGCCCAGGCGCTCGAAGGTGGCCCTCAGGTCCTTCATGGGCACCCGGTGGTGGCCACCCACGTTGATGCCGCGCAGCAGGGCGACGTGTCGCATGAACGCATTCTTTCAGACCGCCCGAAGGGAAGGCGCGTCACACCCTGCTATCCTCGCCGGATGCGTCACCTCGTGAGAATGCTGGCCCTTTCCGTCACGCTGCTGGGCCTGTCGGAGGCCGCCACGGCGGTCACGACCACCTCGGCCAACTTGCGGCGCGCGCCGGGCACGAATGCGCGCGTGCTGGGCGTTGTTCCGGGGGGCACATTGCTGCTCGTCGCCTGCCAGGGCGAGTGGTGCCGGACCACCTACGGGGCGCGGGCGGGGTACGTGGCCCGTTCGCTCGTGCGTCCCGTGACCGGAAGCGCGAGACTGGCGGGGCAGGGCACCGTGTACTACCGCTCCT
The genomic region above belongs to Deinococcus aerius and contains:
- a CDS encoding excalibur calcium-binding domain-containing protein codes for the protein MRHLVRMLALSVTLLGLSEAATAVTTTSANLRRAPGTNARVLGVVPGGTLLLVACQGEWCRTTYGARAGYVARSLVRPVTGSARLAGQGTVYYRSCAAMRAAGAAPIRLGRPGYRTGLDRNHNSVACDNGD